aaaatgtttagtttatatattttgTCCATCTCTTATCCATCGCCATTACATTAAATGGACAAATACACTATTGAGTATGTGAGATCACATGAATGTTTCATGTGGTCTTACATATTTAATGGTAGATTTACAAAGCAAAGGgtaaaagatgaaaaatagaTAGATGTGTaacaatcttttattttttagactctgatttttaattttacaaatttaagtctgaatttataataattgaaatttcagatttattaaattttttcttaaataaataaataaaatcatataaagatactattatatcatttttattaaaaaaaataaaaagctaaaaaggaaaaaaagaggtAGAGACTTTCACAGACAAAAGGGAGACAAATTAAGTCCACTATTTTTGTGGATCCAACTAATTGATTGACTTGTGAAGCCTGCAATCTTTAAAAGGTTCCGACAGAAAAGTTAAGTCCACTATTTTTGTGGATCCAACTAATTGATTGACTTGTGAAGCCTGCAATCTTTAAAAGGTTCCGACAGAAAAGTTGATCGTAAAAGGTTGGCCCATGCGCAATTGGAGCCCAATCTTTGTGTtattttgggggtggcccaTGCGCAATTGGAGCCCAATCTTTGTGTtattttgggggtggcccaTGCGCAATTGGAGCCCAATCTTTGTGctatttggggggggggggggggggggtggactTCCTTCAGTTGCGGTTCTCAGCTCCAATAATTGTTACTAACTTGAATGAAAGGCAGGCCCATTTTTTTAGCACACAAACTTGCGGTATATCCACTGATGACCTTATCCAGGCCCAGAAaagataacaaaagaaaacgGCACACACTCTAGTAGGACAGACGATGAATGGTTGGtacacaacagttgtgcaccaCTCTAAAAATATGAAATAGGTCTCATATGGGACCCATGTGGTAGAACCCATCATATGAGACCCGCCTATATCTCTAAGACTTtacacaacagttgtgcaagaGTCATTTTTCAGGTCATATAAGGTAAAATCAACTTTAGTTCGACAATCCtttttaaagagtttttttttttttttttgcttttttattgtTATGCTACCTAAAAGTGAaactagttttaaatttttttgtggaTATTTTGAGTTATTAgttaatatgcttttttttttttttgttaaaagtaaaaaaaaaaaaaaactacataatCCCTTTCCCCTTatttgaataggaaaaaaaagaaaagaaaagaaaagaaaaaaagaacacttTGTCATTCTCTCCCAAAGTCTATTGACTTTCTCTTGTAAAAACAGACCGAAAAGGGGTGCCTCATGAGGAGCTTTTTTTACTGGATCTGCATATATGGTACCCTCATTTTGCTTATGAAGAACCCCAAATTCAAATGCAAATCCAAATGTAGTGTTCATCAAGACTATTTCACTGGGGACATACCTATCTCATCAATGCCACAGTGGTGCTACTCTTTGGCAGCTTTGGTTCAGCCAACATCAATACTCATTTTCTTGTTGTGGTTCTATTTCAAGCAGATCCGCCTTTGCACTACTCCTttaaattaggaaaaacttcaatttacccccacaAAGTTATTACTGATTTGCAATTCTAACAccaatatttcaattttgttaattgcaccttattaagttttaaaaaattccaaTCCATCCCCTTCCGTCTAAATCAACCGTTTGACTTAAcgaaatcaaacaaaaagatgaaaatgccttcgtcaaaacgcagtattttgtgagggcctttttttttctttcttcttttttttttttttccagcaaAATGCTGTGTTTTGCACTCCCTGTCTCCTTCAACAATCGGCCGACACAAACCCTAGCCCGACGAAAACCCGTTAATCCTCACTTGAAAATTGTCCTCCATGGAACATTGAAGTCTTCTCCAAGCCAAAACGGCACCGTTTGTGTGACAAGCCCTAAAACTCGTCGGGGAAGACGGCCTGGATCGTCTTCCAGACCTGGACGAAATTCCTCCGATACACGACCCGCTTGCCGCCAACCGATCAACGCCATCTTCCCCGACAACCCTCTCCTCGACAGGGCCATGATGTTTTGTACCAAAATGACACCATTTTGTAAAGGgaaattttggttttggtgtttCACAAAACAATGCTGTTTTGTAGAGGGCATTCTGGTCCATTTTCATTCCTAACAGGCACGTGAACGACATGTGaggcaaatttcgttaaatcagACGGATGATTTGGACGGAatccctaaattgaaaatttctaaaACTTAATGGaatgcaattaacaaaattgaaacattggtgttagaattgcaaattggtgacaacttcattggagtaaattgaagtttttccttTAAACTATTATCTAAAGTAGTCCCTCTCTTGGCCTACGAACCAAAAACCAGACGGGTCGGGCCAATTCTCAATAGTTCATAGGTTTTTCATCGTTGCTTTTGTTGTACCGAGATATTTATTGGGTTGTCCACCCatattttgtgtgttttttttattttatgttatttccCATCCCCCTTTTTCTTgtagttgaaaaaaatatatatattttttaggatTTGACAGTAGTAAAGTTGTTCCCCTTTTGTCAACATATTTCTTGATGGTGGTAGCTAACCAAATTACGTAATAAACTAACAAAGTAGAATCCAAAGAACTTATGGTTCACAAGGAGGAGGAAATATAGGGAAAATCGAATCTCTTTCCAAGTTGCTCATGAACCCTAAATTAGGTTGGGCACTCATGATTAAGTCTACTGGTGGATTTTATTTGTGGGCCAAATCAAGTTCAAagattaacttttttttttttttttttttcttctctaaataaaataagaaaagaggtTACAAGGAAGGATCATTACCACTCTGGATTCGAATAGAAGAGAGAATGTGAGAACCCTTGAAAATGCTACCAAAAATATGATTGGTAGCAACCCACTTACCTAAAGCATATGCCCTAAAGTTGGCATTACGTGACACCTTCAAAGCCTTCCAACattgaaaggaagaaagaaaaacactaatatctgaaacaatattacaaaaacaccaagaagaaaaagttagGAGGACTGATAATAGCTAAGGTCACCAACAGAGAGTCTCCCTCTAGAGTAAAATCAACACGACTCAAGGTAACTGATAACCGAGTAGCAAGTAACGCTGCAGTAGCTTCACCCAAAAGAACATCAGAGGAATATAGGTGTTGGGTTGCAGCCAAAATAATGGATCCAGAGGAATAAAAAATGGTGACAGCTGCAACAGAAAAAGAGCCCCTAATAGTAACATCAAAGATTAACTCATTAAGCCTTTTTAACTTCAAATCATTATTTGctcattttgtcaaaatttgacaatacaaatataattttgtaactaaaaaagttaaataaaaaaaaaaaaaacagattattAGTAGAAATAGTAACCGCCCTATTAATTATCATATGTCTCTACATATATATTGTACATATAAGTGAAAATTATATtcaatgaaaattgaagagaatcTTTCAtccttttcaatattttttttccttcaaaaaaaagaagaagaagattataaATTCATTGAAGAAAATGGATTACCTCAGTCATCAGATAGCTGATCCATTGTATTGATATGcagttaattaaatatttaaacataGTATTAGGAGCATTTAATTAATAGATGGAACGGCTGCCTGACAAGGCTGACATTGTTTCATAGATTGATAACCTAAAGCACATGCCTAAAACCTTAATAATCTTAGAATGATGATTAATATATGATCTCGGCTTGAAGTTGTTAAGCAGTAAGCACATGCAGCTGAGCCTGATTCTGGGCCCTTAAGCCCAAAGATACAGAGACACTTCTCGTGGGTCTTCTCAGTTTTAtgtctctatatatatatatatatatatatatatatatatatatattcatactcTATTCATTGCATGTCCTGCAAATATAAGATTAAAGATTGTGTTTCAAAAGGAGAAGCAAAATCCATTATCGTCTCTGTTCATTGATTTTGACAAATCCTGACTATCATCCAACCCTCACTGTCGCTACACATCTAAGACAACTTTGTTTTAGCAAGGACATGAAGAATCTTGATCAACACCCTTGTCTCTCACACTCTTACTGATTACTCaggctaattaattaatttcctattttttatttctttgtctTTTATTCAAAGTGTTATTAATACTCATTAATCATTCTCGATCGTAACAACATGCAGTTTGGCTTAATTAGCTAGTATAATCCCACCTTATATATATCCTTgacacaaaaaaattatttctcaatCAGAAATTAATTAAGTTGTCATAAGATGACAAGATGTTGTTCGGTTccaatcattttctttatttgatttaaaGAAAGCTTAAAAACatagaagaaaaaattgttctgcctatatatatatatatatatatatatatatatattcattatttcCGCTCTTGCGCTGCAACTTAATGTTCATGAATAAACgtgtcatttttttcttctttcttttttttagttttgatttcataGTTATACATATAGTCGATAAATTCTCTTGGAATGGCATACTTTGAAACTCTAACGTGGAGTTTGGTTCGGGAGAAATGATATAGAGGGGACGTCAAGTATTGTAGAGAAATACAGTGTCCAAATATTAGGAACAACTGATTCTCAAGTGGTGCAACAAAGTTACACTAGCCCAAGGACTCACAACCAAAAATAGAAGAGAGATCAAAACTAAATGAAAAATGTActtcttatttatgaaataatacaaCAATAGAAAAAACTTGGGTTGGACAACACTTGCACAAGATAGAAGAAGGTTTTGGTGGGATATGATGGAATGAGAGACTTGGAAGCATGCTTAGGGTATATATAAAGGTTAGGGAAGGGTTCTAGAGTATTCTTACACTTAACTTAAGAAGATAAGCATGACTTTTCATGTGACCAAGGAAGAACAACGAATTTGTACATGAAATGATAATAAAGTTCCTTGGGAAAGTATAAGATTGTATTGAAAGATGAAGTGGGTTGAATGAGGGTAGCGATGGTTAGATGACCAAGGTAGAAGATGGTAGGGTGGAAATGTTAAGAAGGagagaatgacatgtgtcatctaTCATGTGCAAGTGAGTCCCtccacatttaaaattacattaattccTCACTACATCactcaaaataagaaaattaataactgtggattctagaaaatacactttaaaatttaacactTCCCCTTAAAGTGATTTTCTAGAAATGATACCAAGCTTCTCTCTTAGGGATTCAAACGGACCTTTGGAAAGTGACTTGGTGAAGATGTCAGCAATGTTCTCCTTACTTCTCACCTCCAAAACTTCAATTAAACCCATTAACACCTTTTCACGAATAAAATGATGCTCAATCTCAATATGCTTCGTCCTTGCGTGACAAATCGGATTTGTTGCGAGCTTTAAAGCACTTTGATTGTCACCATAGATAATTGTTGGTTTGTGAATTGGTGAATAAATATCCTCGATCAGCCGACGTAGCCAAACACATTCTTGTGCAGCAAGAGAAGCCGCTTTGTACTCTGCTTCAGTTGTTGAAAGAGATACTGAATCTTGTTTCTTACTACACCAAGAAATATAAGACGAACCACTCTCAAATGGCCAGTGAGTGGTTTTGTCCACTTCCACTTTTAATGGCCATatatggggtggttcggtcatCTCACATATGTCACAATATGGTTAATATTGACGTGACATTTGATAGTTTTCGTTAAAATTTTGGATGAAAATTAAGTATAGgacctatttttatattttacttaCCACAAATAACTATCAAGCAATTTGATACTATAGTGATGAGCTAATTGCAACTATATATGAAGAACAACTTAACGTaaactaattttacatttattcctataattttatttttattttttttttcctggaagTTACCACCGGTTGGTCCAAATTCTAGAAAGAGGGGGCATCCTATATCCCTATTCCGAAGTCAAtcaatattttactttttggaaattgaaagaaaaataataataaataagcattaaccagaaaataaatagattaATAGGTTGGAGACCTTGGCGACACTCTTGCACATGCCCATCGCTTTCACTAACAgttttttccaataaaaaagaaagtagaCTAAAAATTCGCTAGTTTTCAGCGGGGGAATCCGATCACCGTTATGGAGACCAACAACTTTCTAGTTGGTACGTGAATATGAAGAGCAAAATTGGACAAAAAGCCCACGACATTGTTACCTGCTACATGTAAAAAGTAGGTAAATGTCCTTCCCTtctcaaataatttgaaaatctgtACTGAAACGCtgtagattttatatttttttccccctttcatcttcaaccttttctttttgtttcatctttttttttttttaatggtaaaattattagtttaaaacaagaagaaaaaaaaaataaaataaacacattGTTCCAAAAGAGTATGTATACAAGTAGTTAGGGGAGGCAATTGATGTTAACGTATTAGATTCGAGTCATATCGagacataaatataagattatataaattaacattaaaatgatacatttaattaaacatgttagATCTCTTTTAATCTTATCCTTCTAACTTCGTATAAGAAATTCAAGTGACGTcgaaatatgaaaataaaattacatatatagtTAAACGAATCAAACCCTTTAATCATAACTTACTAGATAATTTCATAAAGCGTTAGATAACTTTactataaaatttatataaataaattgaataataatttacATGGAACTTAATTAAATACGTGAGATAAATTTCCAGTAAAGAATATTATCTTCTGCCCACTGCCACATAACCGCAACGCAATGAAGTTTACGATTTCACCCCTCTCTCTGCCCCTTTTATAGGAACCTTCCCTCTCCCTTTCTCAGCCCCCTCCACCCcccccaaacccaaaccccaaCTCTCAGCCTCTCCCTCTctaccaacaaattttttcCAAAGCCTCCTTCTCCCTCGTTCTTTATAGCTGAGATGGCGAAAGGTGGCAAGCTGACCAAGCTCAAGTCAGTTCTCAAGAAATGGAACTCATTCAGCAAGCAAGGGCGCGTGAACGTCAGCCCCGTTCCCTCTGCTGGCGACGACGATTCCTCCACCATCGCCAGAGACCTCCACCCCGTCTACGTTGGCAAGTCAAGGCGGCGCTACCTTGTTAGCTCGGACGTCGTTGACCATCCGCTCTTCAGAGAGCTTGTGGAGAGGTCCGGCAACTCTGACGACACCATCAACGTGGCATGCGAGGTCGTGTTGTTTGAGCACTTGCTTTGGATGCTGGAGAATGCTGATCCACAGCCGGAGTCATTGGACGAGCTCGTTGAGTTCTATGCTTGCTGATCATCACTGCGGCGACATGAGCCATGAGACATGGTTATTATAAGTTATTAACTCTTGGGCGGGGTGACTAAAATAACTAAGAGGGTCATGTGGTATGGGATCCTATATATGCAGGGTGATTCTCTGTGGTCATCATTCGCAcggtataatatatatatatatatatatagttgtacaTTCTTTGAAGTTTAATAACGATTAGCGGTGTAGAGAAAAATGGAATTAAGATAGCTACAGAAGATCAGAGGCATGCTGTGATCATGAGCGTTTGAGTGATTGAACGGTGAGGATTAACCCTTTTCACACCGGCTAATGATCTCCTGGCCTGGTGGAAATTATCATTTGTTCTTCTTCATTTGTACTTATATAAGATATGTTTATTTCTGtataattagagaaattaataTATGTTTTCACTGATCATGAGCCttaatttgttttcctctttcttccttttaatTACTACGTATATTGCTTTATTCTACCTTAATTACATTTTTGGTCCTTCATAAGCGATGTAACATAACGAATTCCTGTAATCTAGCCAAATCAAGCCACGTCATATACCTTTATCTTCGTATTTTTACTATAAAGAGTTGATTTGCAGTGTTAAATctgttaaatataataataattattaaaaagaagaagaagaagaagaagaagaagataaaaatgtgatatatatccaaaaagggGTACATTTTTGGGTAAAAAGATAAGATTTGAACTTGTTTGAGATAAGGGGGTAATACGTACGTAGGGCCTCAGCCAAGTATTTGATAGTGAAGTAATTCCATCGCTCGATCACCAGCATTAATATATAGAAACTCCATCTTCATGGGGGAGTgtgaaaatcacaatacttgTACAATAACGGGAAATGCACTTTAACTCTTCTAAGCTAAATGGACTAACTTATAAAGGTGTTCTGAATTGATCGAATTGGCTCATCAAATTCAATTGTTACATCAGCTACAGTCATTGATCGAAGATAAGGCACATGCTATACGTACGTATACAGCAGATCGATCAGACAACAAATTCTTGAATAAGGTTGTTGTAATGTTGGATGACAATAATTAAGCATCCTCAacaatttctctaattaaaacccatttttagtcaaaatttgaagaaattttacaaaaaaaaaccttatacaTTAAGCTCTCGATCTATTCCCTCTCCATTTTAGAGATTGTCATACACCAAGAAGCCAAATATGGAGAGCAAAAAATTCATTATCTATTCTAATAATAGCTTTATATATGTATGGtcaacaatttaattaaatggtgtTATTTCAAAAGTGTTGCTTCCACAACCTCTCTCTTGTGTTATGGGATCCACGACCACTACAGGAAAGAAGGGGGTGTAGAAGGAACATATTTTGAGGCAAATTTAACATTTGTATTTAATTAATCAAAGTAGCTAGTTAATAAGTCACATGATTGACATCTTCCAATAATTTTAAATCCCATGCAATAAAATTGTTGTAATTTCTCACATAAAACTACTCTTATTGCTATGTAATAACAAGACAACCTATTACGTACACGGATCCCAATAACCTCCAACCCGCCATAGatgcacaaaacaaaaaactaaaatggTCACTTTTCAGTAACAAAAGGTAGGTGCAGAAAATGTTCATATTCTGAGACAGCAGGGAAGTCAACAACTTTTAAGGAGGCACCTTAATTAACCCCAGGCCCATAATAAAAAgttgattaatatatatattggactTACATATCATCAGGTTGGAGAAGTGCATAAATATATAGTTTAATTATTGTGCTAATCATTAGGTTGTTCAAGATGCTTTTGCAGTATACACACACGGACTGTTTGTTTGCTTTGCTGGTTAGATATCATCATACCATCAGACtctctttaatatatatatatatataagcaaactTATTCAAGACCTCGATCATTTATATTGCAAAGTGGAAGACATGGAATCCGTCCAACACACGCTTTAGTACCTGTAACGCGTTTGCAAGCTGCCATTGCCGCCCTACCTACAAAGCTCTGCttgcttttacaacaatattaattttatctttcttacttttagtgtatatatatatatatattttatttcttttaaacaaAGATATTAATAAACTATTTAAAACTGCTTATgttacatcaaaacactttaaaTAATCCAAATTAAAACATTAGCAAACTAAGCCAATTAATGAAAGAGCTATGAGCTGAGTAACTGATGCCTGGCCTagcgaaaaatgaaaaagtaattaatgcttcgtttgcttcggtgtaaaatagttttcgtcataaaatattttcaggaaaattatttttcagaaaaatattttttgtcgaaatcatttttcggtgtttggcccgtacgaaaaattacaaatatttttttaaaaaaattttaatttaatcatattaattttaaaaaataaattttattcacaaaataaaaaatgttaatataatttttatttttatttttatttttatttttatttttattttttatatttgacacGTTCAAATTCCGACAATCTTTGCCGGATCCCGGTTAGTTGACCGGAAGCCTGCCGTCCTGGCCAGATTCTGGCCAGCTGGCCGGGATCCTGCTGTTCTGGGTGGATCCTGGCTGAACTGGTCGGGGATTCGGCCAGAACAGctggatccggccgttctggccagatccaaGCCGAATCTGGCCAGTATCCTGGCAAGATGGCCGGAGATTCGGCCTCTCCGGTCAGTCTGGCCGAAAATCTGGCGACGGTTGCCAGATGTCGCTGGATCCCGGCACCGACCGGTGTCGGGATCTGgcttgtcggaatccggcgatagtcaactgcttgaacgtaaaggtcgattgcgttgtttaaaagagagtcgacTGCATTTaccatctacggaaaatgatttatgctttttaaaaagcgtaaaccattttccaaaatttattaagcattttttgtcaaacggaaatcagtttctggttgaccattattttcgcccctaccaaacaccggaaaataccgaaatcattttacgccgaaataaacggagcataagcATGCAATCCACGTTCGGGTAAAGCCTAAGATTTTTTGACTTTCTATTCTTTGGTTTATTAAAAATTGGAGACACCTACTGGGTTTAGATCGATTCTTTGCCTCCTTATGGCCACTAAGATTCTTTGCCTCCTTATTCTAGTGTTATTCTGGTGTCCATCTAGAAGAatatgaatataataaaaaaataaaaaaattatattcatatcATTCAGAATGACATAAATGGACACAAGAAGAATACTAGTAATTGTCTAATCAATATGTTTCGGTGgatggatcaaaatttaattaatctaGTAATTAAAGACGAAAGAACCGCAGGGTGACAAAGGAATAAGTAGGTTATATATGAAAAGTTAAACTGATTGAGACTATCCCATGCTTTTCGATCAACTGAAACAAAAAAGTGCAGAACAAAGTCTAAGTGGGTCAAAAAATCCCAACaaatatagaaagaaaagaaaagaaaaaaaaaaccaatgaaATGATGACTATGTAGCTTCATTGTTAGACAaagtgaaatatatattaaaaaaaaaaaaaaaaaaaaaaggctcggAGAAAAGTAGCTTTTCAAAGACATTTAACGGGTAGTGATTTGGAGCCtggaatattatttttcatttggtaatTTTACATTAGCACGAGCGagcaaaggaaaggaaaaaggcACTTGTTCTTGGAGAATGAGCGGTGCACGCATGACACAACTTCAAGAGGAACGAAAAGACGAGAATGCCCTTGGACCTGCCCGCTTGTCGGGATCGATGACGACAAAGCTGGCGGCCGTCATTCGCGGCTTTTGATGAAAAGATGCCCCCAATCATCTTTGCATTGATATGCTTTGCCCCGCTTGGggggcatttatgtcttttaacAGATAGCAGAGTGACCTCGGTCAGTCAGTAGGCTAAGGACCAGCCCACGTGGGGAGCGGGTCGATAAATCAGATTTTGGCTCGTCAACGACGTCAAGCGACCCCCCCACCTCACGAGTCCTCCATGTTACTCATGGAATTTTTGTCCCCAATATTTATGAATGCACTCCTTCACTTTTTGGACCGTATTTGTCCAGGTTAGGTCGTTATTGATGATTTCATAgttaacatttcttttttaacgTTAAAAGGTTTGTGATTTAGGCTGTTACAAGCATATGACTTGTGAGATTTACTTAAACTCTTCTAGCTTTTATTCATTATGGATTATAAAAGAATTTACGGGccctaatttttatattaatttcttattagataaaattgagatttataagtgattttttttgttaagctTCAATTGCAATTAGACTAATTAAAAGATCGAGGATCATGTATAGTTCATAATATTTTTCCCCGAGCTTAAATATGTTCATGTTATATATACGTACATTCGCTATATATTTATGAACTCATAAATAATTTGATTTGCTTCCTTTCAAAAATTTTCTAAGAACAGTTACAGTACCAACTCACTAGATCGACCATCTAAATTCGGACAATGTACGTTGCCTCAAATAATATACGTCTCCACCACGTACGAGGCATTGAAGATGAAACGACGACCCATGTTTTGTGTCGGAGGAGGGTTAAGACAAACGTACCatgaaaaaacacaaatatgaaTGGGGTAGTCATGGGACCAAATGATATGGCATTATTTTGAACTCAAGGCCCACAGCATATTTATTTAGTAGATGCGGGGGTTGCGTGTGGGGTTTGGCCACCAACAGCCAAAAGGACAATTGCTGAGAAGAAAGCTAGTTATAGCGTCAGTTTGTAGAGAGATGGAAGACCGTCTCCATACTGTCCATTGTCCACGCACTACtcttaatctatatatatatatatatatatatatatataccaacagCCATAATATAATGGCATCGACTGTACTGGCCGGCGATATTCTAGAAGGGCCTACCCGGATCTCTACAAAATGAAGCTCGATCATGAATTATGCTTATTGAGTTAAcgcatattttgattttatgttaaattattacttatttaaaaaagaaaagaaaaggaaaaccaaTGGAACTAATTGTTTTCTTCCATTAATGGTGATGTGCATGTGTGAGCTAGGCATGGGACCTGGCTTTCTCTGTAGAAAATACGTGCTTTGCATGGTCCAAGGAATAAATTAAGGTACAGCCAcgaggaaaagaggaaaaaagggaaaagagagaaGACGCCGCTATATATAGGTTGCTTTCAACTAACATTGTATTTTCGTTTTCCACATAACTTCTGTCGCCACTACACTCCATATGCTCATAACCAAAACACATGGCTTGTGATGCCTCAAGTCTAAATTCCCACGTTCCCACCATCTTAAACTGTGCGTTCTATTCATTCCCCCCggcacaaagagagagagagag
The Alnus glutinosa chromosome 14, dhAlnGlut1.1, whole genome shotgun sequence genome window above contains:
- the LOC133857869 gene encoding auxin-responsive protein SAUR76, which translates into the protein MAKGGKLTKLKSVLKKWNSFSKQGRVNVSPVPSAGDDDSSTIARDLHPVYVGKSRRRYLVSSDVVDHPLFRELVERSGNSDDTINVACEVVLFEHLLWMLENADPQPESLDELVEFYAC